The Terriglobia bacterium genomic interval TTGCTGATTTTAACGACACTTTTGTCGGCCTTTGTGCTGGGTTTCCCGACTCCGAGCGCCTACGTGTTCTCCGGCCAGAGCCAGCTTCCGGCAGTTCAAGAGGCTGGGTTCGCTGTCCCTCTGCTTCCCGACAAGGACACTGCGGTGACCTCGATGGAAGGCTTTCTCAAGAAGTACGAGGTTGACCCCGGTCACCTGGGCCGCGTGGCTTCTGCCGTCGTCAGCAGTGCGCGGAAGTACGATGTGGATCCGCATCTGGTGGCTGCCGTCATGATCGTCGAAAGCCGGGCAAACCCATTTGCGATCTCCAACCTGGATTCGATCGGCATCATGCAGATTCACCTGCCAACCTGGGGTGCGACTGCGGAACAGGAAGGCATCAACCTCTTTAAGGTCGAAGATAACGTCGATTTCGGTGTCCGAATCCTGAAGGATTACATCCGGAGATTCGGCCTCTGGGAGGGTGTAAAGCGATATAAAGGATGGAACGCCGACGATCCGGACTCCTCCCAGTCGGTCGAAGACTATCTCGCTAAGGTTCAGCGGATCTTCGGCTCTGAAAAATCAACACTTTCCACCCAGTTGCTCAAGTAATCTCAAATTCTCCCGCCTCGGCTTTGCTTCAGTAAAGCAGAAGTGTCTGTCAAAATCTTATAGTGTCTCTATAAAGCAGTATTGACAGTACGCCACTCAGATCCTATATTGAGGACTGGTCTAATAGGTTTCCATTTACGGGCAGGCTGTAGGAGGACTTTACAAATGAGCAAGATTATCGGAATCGACCTGGGCACCACCAACTCTGTCGTGGCGGTAATGGAGGGTGGCGAACCGGTCGTTATCGCAAACCAGGAAGGTGGCCGGACCACGCCGTCCGTCGTCGCCTTCGCCAAGAGCGGGGAGCGTCTGGTCGGACAAGTGGCCAAACGCCAGGCCGTCACCAATGCGGAGAACACGGTTTACTCGATCAAGCGGTTCATGGGGCGCCGGCACGACGAAGTCAACGAAGAGATGAAGATGGTGCCGTACAAGGTGACGCATTCGAGTAACGGGGATGCGCGCGTGGAGAGCAACGGTAAGGAGTATTCGCCGCCCGAAATCTCCGCGATGATTCTTCAGAAGCTGAAGAGCGCCGCGGAAGACTATCTCGGACAGAAGATCGATAAGGCGGTGATTACGGTTCCCGCGTACTTCAACGATTCCCAGCGCCAGGCGACAAAGGATGCCGGCCGCATCGCCGGGCTCGAAGTCCTGCGCATTATCAATGAGCCGACGGCCGCCGCGCTTGCCTATGGTCTGGATAAGAAAAAGGACGAGACGATCGCTGTGTACGACTTCGGCGGCGGTACGTTCGATATCTCGATTCTGGAAGTCGGCGAGGGCGTGGTCGAAGTCAAGGCCACGAACGGCGACACGCACCTGGGTGGAGACAACATCGACCAGCGGATCATCGACTGGATCATCGATGAGTTCAAAAAGGACCAGGGCATCGATCTTTCGAAAGACAAGATGGCGCTGCAGCGGCTGAAAGAAGCGGCTGAGAAGGCAAAGATGGAGCTGTCGACGGTTCAGGAGACCGAGATCACGCTGCCGTTCGTCACGGCGGATGCGACCGGCCCGAAGCACTTGAACCTGAAACTGACGCGAGCGAAGTTCGAATCGCTAGTCGATGACATCCTCCAGCGCTCGATCGGCCCGTGCAAGCAGGCGTTGAACGATGCCGGCGTGAAGCTGAGCGACATCGACGAGGTTGTGCTTGTCGGCGGCAGCACGCGTATTCCGAAGGTTCAGCAGATTGTTCGCGAACTGTTCGGCAGGGAACCCCACAAGGGCGTGAATCCCGACGAAGTCGTCGCGGTGGGCGCGGCCGTACAGGCAGGCGTGCTCGGCGGCGAAGTGAAAGATGTCCTGTTGCTCGACGTCACGCCGCTGTCCCTCGGTATCGAGACGCTTGGCGGCGTCTTTACCAAACTGATCGACAGGAACACGACGATTCCGACCCGCAAGAGCGAGACCTTCTCGACGGCGGCGGACAATCAGACGTCGGTTGAAATCCACGTGCTGCAGGGCGAACGCCCGATGGCGCGCGACAACCGGACGCTCGGCAAGTTCCATCTTGTGGGCATTCTGCCGGCTCCCCGCGGGATCCCGCAGGTCGAAGTCACGTTCGACATCGATGCGAACGGCATCGTGAATGTGTCGGCGAAAGACACCGGCACGGGCAAGGAACAGAAGATCACGATCACTTCATCCAGCGGCCTTTCCAAGGACGACATCAACAAGATGGTCCGGGAAGCGGAATCCCACGCGGACGACGATAAACGCAAGCGCGAAGAGATCGAGGCTCGCAATAAGGCGGACTCTCTGGTCTACCAGACCGAGAAAATGCTGAGCGAGCATCGCAGCAAGCTGGCCGATGCCGATGCCAAGGCCGTCGAAGCTGCAATCGCGGACACCAAAAAAGCGCTGGAAGGCAGCGACGTCGATGCGATCAATCGCGCCGCCGAAACGCTGACCCAGGCATCCCACAAGGTTGCCGAAGCCATGTACAAGTCCGGCGCGCAGCCGGGCGGCAGTGCCGGCGGACCGGACGCCAATGGCGGAGCTTCGGGGGCAAAATCGGGTGAAAAGACCGACGATGTCATCGATGCCGAGTATGTTGACGCTGAGGATAAAAAGAAGGACTGAGGACTGAGAGGAG includes:
- a CDS encoding transglycosylase SLT domain-containing protein — its product is MSAFVLGFPTPSAYVFSGQSQLPAVQEAGFAVPLLPDKDTAVTSMEGFLKKYEVDPGHLGRVASAVVSSARKYDVDPHLVAAVMIVESRANPFAISNLDSIGIMQIHLPTWGATAEQEGINLFKVEDNVDFGVRILKDYIRRFGLWEGVKRYKGWNADDPDSSQSVEDYLAKVQRIFGSEKSTLSTQLLK
- the dnaK gene encoding molecular chaperone DnaK, whose translation is MSKIIGIDLGTTNSVVAVMEGGEPVVIANQEGGRTTPSVVAFAKSGERLVGQVAKRQAVTNAENTVYSIKRFMGRRHDEVNEEMKMVPYKVTHSSNGDARVESNGKEYSPPEISAMILQKLKSAAEDYLGQKIDKAVITVPAYFNDSQRQATKDAGRIAGLEVLRIINEPTAAALAYGLDKKKDETIAVYDFGGGTFDISILEVGEGVVEVKATNGDTHLGGDNIDQRIIDWIIDEFKKDQGIDLSKDKMALQRLKEAAEKAKMELSTVQETEITLPFVTADATGPKHLNLKLTRAKFESLVDDILQRSIGPCKQALNDAGVKLSDIDEVVLVGGSTRIPKVQQIVRELFGREPHKGVNPDEVVAVGAAVQAGVLGGEVKDVLLLDVTPLSLGIETLGGVFTKLIDRNTTIPTRKSETFSTAADNQTSVEIHVLQGERPMARDNRTLGKFHLVGILPAPRGIPQVEVTFDIDANGIVNVSAKDTGTGKEQKITITSSSGLSKDDINKMVREAESHADDDKRKREEIEARNKADSLVYQTEKMLSEHRSKLADADAKAVEAAIADTKKALEGSDVDAINRAAETLTQASHKVAEAMYKSGAQPGGSAGGPDANGGASGAKSGEKTDDVIDAEYVDAEDKKKD